The window ATCTTGAATAAGCCGGGCCGACTAACGAACGAAGAGTTCACGCAGATCAAATTGCATCCGGTGCGCGGCTTTCAAATGTTGCGCAAGGAATTCACGCTGCCGCAGTTGATGCTCGTTTATCAGCATCATGAAAAGATGGACGGCTCGGGCTATCCCGTGGCCTGCACCGGCGTCGAGATCCATTGGTGGGCGCGGATTTGTGCTGTGGCCGATGTTTATGAAGCGCTGACCGGCAAACGCCCCTATCGACGCCCGAACACGGCGAACGAAGCGCTGCTGATCATGCGCCGGGGCTCGGGTACGCATTTTGATCGCGATATTTTTCAATGCTGGCAAAGTCATTTTCAGACGGAGCTAGCCCCATGAACCCCGTGATCGCGAATGCACCCGAACTGGCTCCGTTCTCGGTTCCGAAAGACGGGAGCGAAGACGGCCGCCGTTTTGCTCGTCGCCCTTGCAAGCTGCACGCGCACCTGACCATTCAGGAATCGCTTGATAAGAGCTTCGACATCGCCCGCGAGTTCGACGTGATCGTGCGGAACATTTCGCGCAGCGGCGTCTGCTTTTTGTTCGTGCGGCAGATGTTTCCCGATGATCTGGTGCAACTCGATTTCGGCGGCTTGGTGCGGCGTTATCGCGTGGCCCGCTGCCGCCGCATCGGCGATAATTGTTACGAGATTGGCCTGGCGATTTGCAATTAGCAATCAGCGGTGTTCAGTCTCTTGAACAACAATTTCGCCAAATGAACGCCAGCGCTCCGAACCTTGAACAGATCGACTCGCTCCTGAAATTGGTCGATCGAGAAATCTGGCTAATCACGGCAGCCCACAACGGTCAGCGATCGGGACTAACAGCGACGTGGGTTTCGCAGGTCTCGCTCGATCGCGAACGGCCGGTGTTGCTCGCTGGTTTATCGCCGCGCAATTTCACGACGGAGCTCGTCGAACAGAGTGGACTCTTGGTCGCTCATCTGGTGACGACGGATTTACTTCCACTTGTCTATCGTTTTGCGGCGTCGAGTGGACGAAATGGCGACAAACTGGCCGATGTTCGATTGCTCGATAACGGCGAGAATCTTCCAGTAATTGCCGCAGCGCGGGCGTGGTTGATCTGCCGCGTTTTCAGAAAACTTTCGGCCGGCGATCGCGTCTTTTTTTGGGCCGATGTGATTCAGTCTGGCCAGCAATCGCTCGCCGAATCGGCAGCGCCGTTGCTAAAAGAGCAGGCGTTTATCCAAGCCTTGACGGTCGAGCAGCGAATACATCTAAAGAGCCTGCGCGAAGCAGACGCGCTGGCCTTGCGGCCTGTAGCGGCAAGCTGGCGAGAAAGCGTTTAGCGATTGCCGCTACAGTCGGAAAAATGTAACCAAAACCGCGAACCAGAACTGGTCCGCGGGTATCTTCAACGGTAGAGTTTGTTAGGTTCAAAACGACAGGCACACTCTTTGCTACCAAAAGGCGTAGTGCTGTCCCCTGCCGTTTTGCGGCTCGTCTGGTACCAGCTTTGTTGCTGCATAGCCAGTCGAGTCATGATGATCTCAGGAGGATCCAACTCAGTGCAAAGTCTTGATCGCGCAGCTGGCGTGGCCCGTGAGAAAGTTATTCTCGTCCGGGTCGTTCTCAATCAGGAATCTTCTTCAGAGCAGCCGCTGGCAGAACTCTCCGGCTTGGCCGACACGGCAGGAGCCCGCGTCGTCGGCGAATTGGTGCAACGCCGGGAACAACCCGACATGACCACCTATCTCGGCCGCGGAAAGGTAACCGAGCTAAAGGCCCTTGTCGATCATCATGATGCTGACATGGTCATCTTCGACAACGACCTCAACCCAGCCCAGATCCGCAATCTGGAAGAAGCACTGAAAGTCAAAGTGCTCGACCGGACGGAGTTGATTCTCGATATCTTCGCGACGAGCGCCCGCAGTTACGAATCGCGCCTCGCCGTGGAACTCGCCCAGCTCGAGTACTCGCTGCCGCGACTGAAGCGAATGTGGACACACTTGTCGCGCATCAAGGCCGGCATCGGCATGCGTGGTCCCGGTGAAAAGCAACTCGAAGTCGACCGGCGTCTCGTCGAAAAGCGGATTCACGATCTGCGCGAAGAGCTCCGCGGCATCGAACGCCGCAAGGAACGGCTCGTTGCTTCCCGCCATGATCGCTTGACGGTTTCGCTCGTCGGCTACACC is drawn from Anatilimnocola floriformis and contains these coding sequences:
- a CDS encoding PilZ domain-containing protein, encoding MNPVIANAPELAPFSVPKDGSEDGRRFARRPCKLHAHLTIQESLDKSFDIAREFDVIVRNISRSGVCFLFVRQMFPDDLVQLDFGGLVRRYRVARCRRIGDNCYEIGLAICN
- a CDS encoding flavin reductase family protein, which codes for MNASAPNLEQIDSLLKLVDREIWLITAAHNGQRSGLTATWVSQVSLDRERPVLLAGLSPRNFTTELVEQSGLLVAHLVTTDLLPLVYRFAASSGRNGDKLADVRLLDNGENLPVIAAARAWLICRVFRKLSAGDRVFFWADVIQSGQQSLAESAAPLLKEQAFIQALTVEQRIHLKSLREADALALRPVAASWRESV